One window of Manihot esculenta cultivar AM560-2 chromosome 17, M.esculenta_v8, whole genome shotgun sequence genomic DNA carries:
- the LOC110604821 gene encoding uncharacterized mitochondrial protein AtMg00810-like, which translates to MTGDTQEFEIKNLKKLQYFLGIEVAKSKKGIFISQRKYIMDLLKETGMLGCKSAETPIESNHKLQARIGESVDIGRYQRLVSYSLNHLRIHAFADADWAGSLDDRMSTSGYCTFVGENIVT; encoded by the exons ATGACAGGGGATACTCAGGAGTTCgaaattaaaaatctaaaaaaacttcaatatttcttgggaatcgagGTTGCCAAATCAAAAAAGGGGATCTTTATTTCTCAGAGAAAATACATTATGGATCTTTTGAAAGAAACTGGTATGTTAGGCTGCAAGTCGGCAGAAACTCCCATTGAGAGCAATCACAAGCTACAAGCAAGGATTGGTGAATCAGTGGATATTGGTAGATATCAGAGGTTG GTCTCCTATTCTCTAAACCATCTTCGCATACATGCATTcgcagatgcagattgggctggATCCCTTGATGATAGAATGTCGACTAGTGGTTATTGCACGTTTGTGGGAGAAAACATTGTCACTTGA